One genomic segment of Paenibacillus xylanexedens includes these proteins:
- a CDS encoding YcnI family protein: MKKTSWISKLTSTIATGTAAFMLFAGFASAHVTVSPSVAQTSAWQTYTIKIPSEKELPTTKITMKIPEGVAFKQYQPLAGWKITTEKNASNEVTSITWEIDGDNEGIIAGQFQQFNFVAQNPTAEAEVAWDAFQYYSDGSIVEWTGQPSDANPHSITTISEDPAATDNAAAGGGHDSAGTEGATGDNAATDDSKANDDTTLGDALNDTVTGEPNNTDTDPGTLKLQQATLIVSILALILSFLGIALATRRKKR; the protein is encoded by the coding sequence TTGAAGAAAACATCATGGATTTCCAAACTAACATCCACTATCGCAACAGGTACTGCAGCATTTATGCTATTCGCCGGATTCGCGAGTGCTCACGTTACCGTTAGCCCATCCGTTGCACAGACAAGCGCATGGCAGACGTACACGATTAAGATTCCATCCGAGAAAGAACTGCCAACGACCAAAATCACGATGAAAATTCCAGAAGGTGTTGCGTTCAAGCAATACCAACCACTGGCAGGCTGGAAAATCACCACAGAGAAGAACGCCTCCAATGAAGTAACGTCGATCACATGGGAAATTGACGGCGATAACGAGGGTATTATCGCAGGACAATTCCAGCAGTTCAACTTCGTTGCACAGAATCCTACGGCTGAAGCTGAAGTGGCTTGGGATGCATTCCAATACTACAGCGATGGCAGTATTGTAGAATGGACAGGCCAGCCAAGTGACGCCAACCCACACAGTATCACAACGATCAGTGAAGATCCGGCTGCTACTGATAATGCTGCGGCAGGTGGAGGACATGATAGTGCAGGTACAGAAGGAGCCACTGGTGATAATGCAGCTACCGACGATAGCAAAGCAAATGATGACACCACGCTGGGCGATGCACTCAATGACACCGTTACAGGTGAGCCAAACAACACGGATACAGACCCAGGTACACTTAAACTTCAACAAGCAACGTTGATCGTATCCATTCTGGCTCTGATTCTGTCCTTCTTGGGAATCGCGTTGGCTACACGTCGCAAAAAACGTTAA